One Henriciella litoralis genomic window carries:
- the mutM gene encoding bifunctional DNA-formamidopyrimidine glycosylase/DNA-(apurinic or apyrimidinic site) lyase — MPELPEVETVRRGLSPIMDGKRILSVQLNRANLRFPFAEGFAERLTGARIERLGRRAKFLVAELETGEALIMHLGMSGRFTITGQGTPGEFHHEIAPNSKHDHVILNMEGGHIVTYNDPRRFGFMELWPLAEMETYPRLAGFGPEPLTNGFSHAWLNDALRDKSGPIKSVLLDQRTIAGLGNIYVCEALYRAGISPRRRASTVPGSRAARLAPAINDVIAEAIQAGGSSISDFKAASGELGYFQHSFAVYDREGEPCKKCGAPIKRIVQSGRSSFYCGNCQR; from the coding sequence ATGCCAGAATTACCTGAAGTCGAGACAGTTCGCCGCGGTCTTTCGCCCATCATGGACGGGAAGCGGATTTTGTCAGTTCAATTGAACCGCGCGAACCTCAGATTCCCGTTCGCGGAAGGCTTCGCTGAACGCCTGACAGGGGCGCGCATTGAGCGCCTTGGGCGTCGCGCCAAATTCCTTGTGGCAGAGCTGGAAACTGGCGAAGCGCTGATTATGCATCTCGGCATGTCGGGCCGGTTTACCATCACAGGACAAGGCACACCGGGCGAGTTTCACCACGAGATCGCGCCCAACTCCAAACATGACCACGTCATCCTGAACATGGAGGGCGGACACATTGTCACTTATAATGATCCGCGCAGGTTCGGCTTCATGGAACTTTGGCCCCTGGCGGAGATGGAGACCTATCCGAGACTTGCGGGCTTTGGCCCTGAACCACTTACAAATGGCTTTTCCCATGCCTGGCTGAATGACGCTCTGAGAGACAAAAGCGGTCCTATCAAATCTGTTCTTCTGGATCAGCGCACGATTGCCGGGCTTGGAAATATCTATGTCTGCGAAGCGCTATACCGCGCCGGTATCAGCCCGCGCCGCCGCGCGTCTACCGTGCCCGGCTCCCGCGCAGCAAGGCTCGCACCGGCCATAAATGACGTGATCGCTGAAGCCATTCAGGCAGGCGGCTCATCGATCAGCGACTTCAAGGCTGCATCAGGTGAACTTGGCTACTTCCAGCACAGTTTTGCGGTGTACGACCGCGAGGGCGAGCCGTGCAAAAAATGTGGCGCCCCGATCAAACGTATCGTCCAATCGGGGCGCTCGAGTTTCTATTGTGGCAATTGCCAGCGCTAG
- a CDS encoding AGE family epimerase/isomerase, with product MQEHVVTPVILCGGGGTRLWPLSNSATPKQFLKLGGDMSMLTQTAERVKNTEVAGLSFGDVLAIGAARHEALLRQHLPDARLLLEPFGRNSAAAVVAAALVSDPDDILLILPADHHIAFPDRFHEAIAAGLSKASDGHVVTFGIEPTFASTGYGYIELEDGDARVRQARRFVEKPDRDTAAAYIETGRYVWNAGIFLFRASAMIEAFQRLAPDILTAVKAALPERPRMDAEKQIVSLDRDAFAASPSISVDYAIMEKLSPIFGVPLEMGWSDVGDYKALWELSVRDGAGNAQIGPVELLDTENCYVRSEHLPIYMTGGKDMIVVANDKHIMICPIENAQDVKKLAQLSKKSAAAAPGLAEQARTILWDQFQMWGENAWDTDVGGFYECLDANGRPVEGAERRVRVAARQIFSFASSIELGWSDRAVAEDLVSKGLDYLLGDVRNPSGGWAHKTGADGKVTDPSEDLYDHAFIILAGATAYRVLSDERGLELALAALSHIEENWADPVHGGYMEGSAQTDERRANPHMHLLEALLALHAATSNPAHLKLAENIVVLFETTFFDARKNILREFYQCDWTPAEGERGQLFEPGHHYEWATLLTQFENISGRDLASWARRLISKAGSIQKGGPADFCVNVALSTGAIVDAKKRLWPQLEKLRAYSLHPDAVPPEAVAELFRKIKETYLDPAGRGLLIDEVGEEGQPLDKPVPASMLYHMVTAFAPFLKA from the coding sequence TTGCAAGAGCATGTTGTAACGCCGGTTATATTATGCGGCGGCGGTGGGACACGGTTGTGGCCCCTTTCAAATAGCGCCACGCCAAAGCAGTTTCTGAAGCTTGGCGGCGACATGTCGATGCTGACCCAAACGGCAGAACGAGTAAAAAACACCGAGGTCGCCGGGCTTTCATTCGGGGATGTGCTTGCAATAGGCGCGGCGCGCCATGAAGCCCTGCTGCGGCAGCATCTGCCGGATGCCAGATTGCTATTGGAGCCTTTCGGGAGAAACTCGGCCGCCGCCGTGGTTGCCGCAGCGCTGGTCAGCGATCCCGATGACATACTGCTTATCCTGCCAGCGGATCATCATATTGCTTTTCCGGACAGGTTTCATGAGGCGATCGCCGCTGGATTATCCAAGGCTTCTGACGGACACGTGGTTACTTTCGGCATTGAGCCAACATTTGCCAGCACCGGCTACGGTTATATCGAACTCGAAGACGGAGATGCCCGGGTGAGGCAAGCCCGCCGCTTCGTTGAGAAGCCGGATCGGGACACGGCGGCAGCGTATATCGAAACTGGCCGGTATGTCTGGAATGCGGGGATATTCCTATTCAGGGCCAGCGCCATGATTGAGGCCTTCCAGCGACTTGCGCCGGACATTCTGACGGCCGTGAAGGCTGCGCTGCCTGAGCGTCCGCGCATGGATGCAGAAAAGCAGATTGTGTCGCTGGACCGCGATGCGTTCGCGGCCTCGCCCAGCATATCTGTCGACTATGCGATCATGGAAAAGCTAAGCCCGATTTTTGGCGTTCCACTTGAAATGGGCTGGAGCGATGTCGGCGATTACAAAGCTTTGTGGGAACTGTCGGTGCGGGATGGTGCTGGCAATGCCCAGATTGGCCCGGTTGAGCTGCTCGATACCGAAAACTGCTATGTAAGGTCCGAACATCTGCCGATTTATATGACCGGCGGGAAGGACATGATTGTTGTCGCGAATGACAAGCACATCATGATCTGCCCAATCGAGAACGCGCAGGATGTCAAAAAGCTGGCCCAGTTGTCGAAGAAAAGCGCCGCGGCCGCGCCGGGACTGGCAGAACAAGCCCGCACGATTCTGTGGGACCAGTTTCAAATGTGGGGCGAGAACGCCTGGGATACGGATGTGGGTGGTTTCTATGAATGTCTGGACGCGAACGGCAGGCCAGTCGAAGGCGCGGAGAGGCGCGTGCGCGTTGCGGCGCGACAGATTTTCAGCTTTGCCAGCTCCATCGAGCTGGGCTGGAGCGACCGGGCTGTGGCGGAGGATCTGGTGAGTAAAGGTCTGGACTATCTGCTTGGTGATGTTCGCAATCCATCTGGCGGCTGGGCTCACAAGACGGGGGCAGACGGGAAAGTAACGGACCCTTCTGAAGACCTATACGACCACGCATTCATAATTCTCGCCGGGGCGACAGCGTATCGCGTTCTTTCTGATGAGCGGGGGCTTGAGCTTGCACTTGCTGCGCTTTCACACATTGAGGAAAACTGGGCCGACCCCGTTCATGGCGGCTATATGGAAGGGAGCGCGCAGACAGATGAGCGGCGCGCTAACCCTCACATGCACTTGCTTGAAGCGCTTCTTGCCTTGCATGCGGCGACAAGCAATCCGGCTCATCTGAAACTGGCCGAGAATATCGTAGTATTATTCGAAACCACCTTTTTTGATGCGCGGAAAAACATCCTGCGGGAATTCTATCAATGCGACTGGACGCCAGCCGAGGGTGAGCGCGGACAGCTTTTTGAGCCTGGTCACCACTATGAGTGGGCCACACTGCTCACGCAGTTTGAAAATATCAGTGGCCGCGATCTTGCCAGCTGGGCTCGCCGTTTGATCTCGAAAGCCGGGAGCATTCAGAAAGGTGGCCCGGCGGACTTCTGTGTGAATGTTGCTCTGTCGACTGGCGCAATTGTTGACGCGAAGAAGCGCTTGTGGCCGCAGCTCGAGAAGCTGAGGGCTTATTCGCTTCATCCCGATGCTGTGCCGCCGGAAGCGGTTGCTGAGCTGTTCCGGAAAATCAAGGAGACCTATCTTGATCCGGCGGGCCGCGGCCTTCTGATCGACGAGGTCGGTGAAGAGGGGCAGCCACTCGATAAGCCTGTGCCTGCAAGTATGCTCTATCATATGGTGACTGCGTTCGCGCCTTTTCTGAAAGCGTGA
- a CDS encoding DUF2330 domain-containing protein, with protein MKLRHLLGAAALSLGSLALSAPASAFCGFYVAKADTDLFNDASKVALVRDGERTVITMASDYRGDASEFAMVIPVVDIPEREQINVANPGLIDHLDEYTAPRLVEYHDENPCERMRYRDEVMMSSVPPPAPMALESVEVEDLGVTIEAEYEVGEYDILILSAEESSGLIKWLNQNEYRIPDGAEEVVGSYLKQGMKFFVAKVNLERHDGSSFLRPIQVAYEDEDFMLPIRLGTVNAEGKQELFVFAMTRKGRVETTNYKTVKLPSDMDVPIYIKDEFGDFYRDMFAHQVEKQNGKAVFMEYAWDMSWCDPCAAEPLTRSELQELGVMWLDEGGVENEPQGSIRPGPMPGPQPVDVFVTRMHLRYDGKTFPQDLTFQVTGDRENYQGRYVLRHPWRGDFNQCEAAREYADTLVSRWDKEADNLAKLTGWDEADIKKKMADGGYSASAINVEPKPKAPWWKKLWGNG; from the coding sequence ATGAAACTGAGACACCTCTTGGGGGCCGCAGCCCTCAGCCTCGGCTCGCTCGCTCTTAGCGCGCCAGCCTCGGCCTTTTGCGGCTTCTACGTCGCCAAGGCGGATACGGATTTGTTCAATGACGCGTCGAAAGTGGCGCTCGTGCGCGACGGGGAACGCACCGTCATCACCATGGCCTCAGACTATCGCGGGGACGCGTCGGAGTTTGCGATGGTGATCCCAGTCGTCGATATCCCTGAGCGCGAGCAGATAAACGTCGCCAATCCGGGTCTGATCGATCATCTCGATGAATATACAGCGCCGCGTCTGGTCGAGTACCACGATGAAAACCCGTGTGAGCGGATGCGCTATCGAGATGAGGTGATGATGTCGTCAGTTCCGCCGCCAGCCCCGATGGCATTGGAAAGCGTAGAGGTCGAGGATCTTGGCGTTACGATCGAAGCCGAATACGAGGTTGGTGAGTACGACATTCTGATCCTCTCGGCAGAAGAGTCCTCAGGCCTGATCAAATGGCTCAATCAGAATGAGTACCGCATTCCGGATGGGGCAGAGGAGGTGGTCGGGTCTTACCTCAAGCAGGGCATGAAATTCTTCGTCGCCAAGGTAAACCTAGAGCGCCATGACGGCTCTTCCTTCCTGCGGCCGATACAGGTCGCCTACGAAGACGAGGATTTCATGCTGCCCATCCGGCTTGGCACTGTGAACGCTGAGGGCAAGCAGGAGCTTTTCGTCTTTGCGATGACCCGCAAGGGCCGCGTCGAGACGACCAATTACAAGACGGTCAAACTGCCGTCCGACATGGATGTGCCGATCTATATCAAGGATGAGTTTGGCGACTTCTACCGGGACATGTTCGCTCATCAGGTCGAGAAGCAGAACGGCAAGGCCGTCTTCATGGAATATGCCTGGGATATGAGCTGGTGCGACCCGTGCGCGGCCGAGCCTCTGACACGGTCAGAGCTTCAGGAGCTTGGTGTGATGTGGCTGGACGAAGGCGGTGTTGAAAACGAACCACAAGGTTCGATCCGCCCCGGCCCTATGCCGGGTCCACAGCCCGTCGATGTTTTCGTGACACGCATGCACCTTCGCTATGATGGCAAAACCTTCCCGCAGGATCTGACCTTTCAGGTGACTGGTGATCGCGAGAACTATCAGGGTCGCTATGTACTTCGCCACCCATGGCGTGGCGACTTCAATCAATGCGAAGCTGCCCGCGAATATGCAGATACACTCGTCAGCCGCTGGGACAAGGAGGCTGACAATCTCGCCAAGCTGACCGGCTGGGACGAAGCCGACATCAAGAAAAAGATGGCCGATGGCGGCTATTCGGCTTCAGCGATCAATGTCGAGCCAAAGCCGAAGGCTCCTTGGTGGAAGAAGCTTTGGGGGAATGGCTAA
- a CDS encoding RnfABCDGE type electron transport complex subunit D, whose protein sequence is MSAQLIGTLITGCRFEWKSAAITSLSISILMRAVAPWMWFAAGLIGIGLKFAVRYRGKHIFNPACIGIVAMLLILGRDVWVSPGQWGQAPLFAAYAIGLAALVLSSVKRLDIALSFLGTFAAIMIGRALWLGDPMTIPMHQLSSGTLLVFTFFMITDPRSTPNSRAGRILFAMSVAALAAWFIIGPNQRAAPLVALAALSITTPILDRLLPAGRFSWGSTRLSKEGRTHETETPLGGRSPQPRLARS, encoded by the coding sequence ATGTCGGCTCAGCTCATCGGCACATTAATTACTGGGTGCCGATTTGAGTGGAAGTCCGCCGCGATCACATCGCTTTCGATATCCATCCTGATGCGGGCGGTAGCGCCGTGGATGTGGTTTGCGGCGGGTCTGATCGGCATCGGACTGAAATTCGCCGTTCGCTATCGCGGCAAGCATATCTTCAATCCGGCCTGTATCGGCATCGTCGCCATGCTGCTCATTCTAGGCCGAGACGTCTGGGTGAGCCCCGGGCAGTGGGGGCAGGCGCCGCTCTTTGCCGCCTATGCGATCGGTTTGGCGGCGCTCGTTTTATCCAGCGTGAAGCGACTTGATATTGCCCTTTCATTTCTGGGCACGTTTGCTGCTATCATGATCGGCAGAGCCTTGTGGCTCGGCGATCCGATGACGATCCCGATGCATCAGCTCTCATCGGGAACGCTGCTTGTCTTCACCTTCTTCATGATCACAGACCCGCGTTCGACGCCGAATTCTCGCGCGGGTCGCATTCTCTTTGCGATGAGCGTCGCGGCGCTTGCCGCCTGGTTCATCATCGGGCCGAACCAGCGTGCGGCGCCCCTGGTCGCGCTTGCGGCCCTATCCATCACAACACCGATACTCGACCGTCTGTTACCAGCCGGTCGCTTTAGCTGGGGATCTACCAGATTGTCCAAGGAGGGACGCACACATGAAACTGAGACACCTCTTGGGGGCCGCAGCCCTCAGCCTCGGCTCGCTCGCTCTTAG